The Lacrimispora xylanolytica genome has a segment encoding these proteins:
- the ymfI gene encoding elongation factor P 5-aminopentanone reductase yields MSRKTVLITGASRGIGKAIAVKFAKKGYNVAINCLHNEDQLLQTKKELESYQISCLSYMGDMGDANQCKEFFDRVRKQFGTPDVLVNNAGISYIGLLQDMSTEAWDRIIRTNLTSVFNCCRLAIPGMVEKKSGKIINISSVWGVAGASCEVAYSATKGGINAFTKALAKELAPSNIQVNAIACGAIDTEMNRFLEEDELIALIDEIPTGRLGKAEEVADLVYHLGYKNAYLTGQIIGLDGGWI; encoded by the coding sequence ATGTCCAGGAAAACTGTACTTATCACCGGCGCTTCCCGAGGAATCGGTAAAGCCATTGCCGTTAAATTTGCAAAAAAGGGCTATAACGTAGCCATCAACTGCCTGCACAATGAGGATCAGCTTCTGCAAACGAAAAAGGAACTGGAATCCTATCAGATCTCCTGCCTTTCCTACATGGGTGACATGGGAGATGCAAACCAGTGCAAGGAATTCTTTGACCGGGTCCGCAAACAATTTGGCACACCCGATGTTCTTGTTAACAATGCAGGGATTTCCTACATTGGTCTTCTCCAGGATATGAGCACAGAAGCCTGGGACCGGATCATTCGCACCAATTTAACTTCCGTTTTCAACTGCTGCCGGCTTGCCATCCCTGGTATGGTGGAAAAAAAATCCGGGAAGATCATTAATATCTCTTCCGTCTGGGGCGTGGCTGGTGCTTCCTGCGAAGTCGCTTATTCCGCCACGAAGGGAGGAATCAATGCCTTTACAAAAGCTCTTGCAAAGGAGCTTGCGCCCAGTAACATTCAGGTCAATGCCATCGCCTGCGGTGCCATTGATACGGAAATGAATCGTTTCCTGGAAGAAGACGAACTGATTGCCCTGATTGATGAGATTCCTACCGGTAGGCTTGGGAAAGCGGAAGAGGTGGCTGATCTGGTGTATCACCTTGGCTATAAAAATGCTTACCTGACCGGTCAGATCATCGGTCTTGATGGCGGGTGGATCTAG
- the trxB gene encoding thioredoxin-disulfide reductase, with amino-acid sequence MNEIYDVVIIGSGPAGLTAAVYGKRAELKMIVIEKEMASGGQILNTYEVDNYPGLPGINGYDLGMKFREHAEKLGAEFSNDEVLRIEAAEGEFTVVGEERTYVTKSVIIATGAQHRKLSVIGEDELTGMGVSYCATCDGAFFRNKVAAVVGGGDVAIEDAIFLARMCKKVYLIHRRNQLRGAKTLQTQLFNQDNVEIIWDTVVDEIEGGDQVESLTIRNANTDETRKLAVDGVFIAVGINPQSEAFNNLVEMDHGYIKAGEDCETNIPGIFAVGDVRTKQLRQISTAVSDGANAITSVERYLTRLQVN; translated from the coding sequence ATGAATGAAATCTATGACGTGGTAATTATCGGCTCAGGTCCGGCAGGTCTCACCGCCGCGGTTTATGGAAAAAGAGCAGAACTTAAAATGATAGTGATTGAAAAAGAGATGGCCAGTGGAGGCCAGATACTTAACACCTATGAAGTGGATAATTACCCTGGACTTCCAGGCATCAACGGATATGATCTGGGCATGAAGTTCCGGGAACATGCAGAAAAGCTGGGAGCAGAGTTCTCTAACGACGAGGTCCTTCGAATCGAAGCCGCTGAAGGTGAGTTCACCGTAGTGGGAGAAGAGAGAACCTATGTGACAAAATCCGTAATCATTGCAACCGGAGCTCAGCACCGGAAATTAAGTGTAATTGGAGAAGATGAACTTACCGGCATGGGCGTATCATATTGCGCAACCTGCGATGGCGCATTCTTCCGCAACAAAGTGGCTGCAGTCGTTGGCGGTGGAGATGTAGCCATAGAAGATGCTATCTTCTTAGCAAGAATGTGTAAAAAAGTATACTTAATTCATAGGAGAAACCAGTTAAGAGGAGCCAAAACACTTCAGACTCAGCTGTTTAACCAGGATAATGTAGAAATCATCTGGGATACCGTAGTCGATGAAATCGAAGGCGGAGATCAGGTGGAATCCCTGACAATCAGAAATGCCAATACAGACGAGACCAGAAAGCTGGCCGTGGACGGTGTATTTATTGCCGTGGGAATCAATCCTCAAAGCGAAGCGTTCAACAACCTGGTGGAGATGGATCATGGATACATCAAAGCAGGCGAAGACTGTGAGACCAATATACCTGGTATCTTTGCAGTCGGTGATGTACGCACCAAACAGCTAAGACAGATATCCACAGCGGTATCCGATGGTGCCAATGCCATCACCAGTGTGGAACGCTACTTAACAAGACTTCAGGTAAACTAA